Proteins encoded within one genomic window of Arachis ipaensis cultivar K30076 chromosome B08, Araip1.1, whole genome shotgun sequence:
- the LOC107611040 gene encoding uncharacterized protein LOC107611040 codes for MWDSMIKKVKSAIYLYERKDEQESSSFYDVVHSILVQRWTKSSTPLHCLAHSLNPRYYSHQWLREDLTRVSPHQDIEITNERVKCLKRYFPNEEERRKVNIEFANFSDGRGVFDDYDSLNDRGIVDAKSWWLIHGSKAKFLQPIALRLLGQPSSSSCCERNWSTYSFIHSLKRNKLKPKRAENLVFVHTNLRLLSRKTPQYNKGETMMWDIAGDAFSPIDEENGVLEVAHLSLDEPELERVTFSNDEDINHI; via the exons ATGTGGGATTCAATGATCAagaaagtaaaaagtgctatATATCTCTATGAAAGAAAAGATGAACAAGAGTCATCGTCCTTCTACGATGTTGTGCACTCAATATTAGTTCAAAGATGGACAAAAAGTAGCACACCTCTTCATTGTTTAGCACATTCATTGAATCCAAG GTATTATAGCCACCAATGGTTGAGAGAAGATCTTACACGAGTTTCTCCTCATCAAGATATTGAGATCACTAATGAGAGAGTTAAATGCTTGAAGAGGTATTTTCCTaatgaagaagaaaggagaaaggtaAACATTGAATTTGCAAACTTTTCTGATGGTAGAGGTGTCTTTGATGATTATGACTCTTTGAATGATAGAGGCATAGTTGATGCAAAGTCTTGGTGGCTAATTCATGGTAGTAAAGCAAAATTTCTTCAACCAATTGCTCTTAGGCTACTAGGGCAaccatcttcatcttcttgttgTGAAAGAAATTGGAGCACATATTCTTTTATCCATTCCCTGAAAAGAAACAAGTTGAAGCCTAAACGTGCAGAAAATTTAGTATTTGTCCACACTAATCTTCGTCTTCTTTCAAGAAAAACTCCACAATATAATAAAGGAGAAACTATGATGTGGGATATTGCTGGAGATGCTTTTTCACCAATTGATGAAGAAAATGGTGTTCTTGAAGTTGCTCACCTTTCTCTTGATGAACCGGAGTTGGAAAGAGTGACTTTTTCTAATGATGAAGATATCAACCATATATGA
- the LOC110265304 gene encoding uncharacterized protein LOC110265304, whose translation MSSESVQNNFEESIDKPLWKFVTKKDKIEGSGNLEFQCKFCKVLFSGSYTRVRAHLLKISGKGIRFCAKVTSTKLEELKKLDSESTLLHESKKAKSIPLPPLSNASEIDSRKRRATGPLEKAFNVNARETLDLYIARIFFSSGLPFHLAKNPYFVKAFSYAANNYIDGYIPPGYNKLRTTLLEKDKQHMERMLEPTKNSWSGKGVSIVSDGWSDPQRRPLLNFMAVTESGPMFLKAVDCSDEIKDKDYVARQIRDVIREVGLSNVVQIVTDNAPVCKAAGLLIEAEFPSVFWTPCVVHTLNLALKDICAAKNTEKNNFVYQECSWITQIADDVSFIKNFIVNHHMRLSIFNEFNTLKLLNVAPTRFASTIVMLKRFRLLKQGLKEMVISEK comes from the coding sequence ATGAGTTCAGAGAGTGTTCAAAATAATTTTGAAGAAAGTATTGATAAGCCTTTATGGAAATTTGtaacaaagaaagataaaattgaaGGGAGCGGAAATCTTGAATTTCAATGTAAATTTTGCAAAGTTTTATTCAGTGGTTCTTATACTAGAGTAAGAGCACATTTATTGAAGATTTCAGGAAAAGGAATTAGATTTTGTGCAAAAGTTACATCAACAAAGCTTGAAGAACTTAAGAAACTTGATAGTGAAAGTACATTGTTGCATGAAAGTAAAAAGGCTAAGTCAATTCCTCTTCCACCCTTATCTAATGCAAGTGAAATtgattcaagaaaaagaagagCTACTGGACCTTTAGAGAAAGCTTTTAATGTGAATGCAAGGGAAACTCTAGATTTATATATTGCTAGAATATTTTTTTCATCTGGATTACCTTTTCATCTAGCAAAAAATCCGTATTTTGTCAAAGCTTTTTCTTATGCTGCCAATAATTATATTGATGGTTATATTCCTCCTGGATATAATAAATTGAGGACAACTTTGCTTGAGAAAGACAAACAACATATGGAGAGAATGTTAGAACCTACTAAGAATTCATGGAGTGGAAAGGGAGTGAGCATTGTAAGTGATGGATGGAGTGATCCCCAAAGGAGGCCTCTTCTTAATTTTATGGCTGTAACTGAAAGTGGGCCTATGTTTTTGAAAGCTGTAGATTGTTCAGATGAGATCAAAGACAAGGATTATGTTGCAAGGCAAATAAGAGATGTCATAAGAGAAGTCGGTCTCTCAAATGTAGTGCAGATTGTGACTGATAATGCGCCAGTTTGTAAAGCGGCTGGTTTATTGATTGAAGCTGAATTTCCATCTGTTTTTTGGACTCCTTGTGTTGTTCATACTCTCAACCTTGCTTTAAAGGACATTTGTGCAGCTAAGAATACAGAGAAGAATAATTTTGTTTATCAAGAATGCTCATGGATTACTCAAATTGCTGACGATGtttcttttataaaaaattttattgttaATCATCATATGAGGTTATCTATTTTCAATGAATTTAATACATTGAAGTTGCTTAATGTTGCTCCTACTCGATTTGCTTCTACTATTGTGATGCTCAAAAGATTTAGGTTGTTAAAGCAAGGCCTCAAAGAGATGGTTATAAGTGAGAAGTAA